Below is a genomic region from Panthera tigris isolate Pti1 chromosome E1, P.tigris_Pti1_mat1.1, whole genome shotgun sequence.
TGAATGATGAGTTCCTGTCCTTGCCCTCAGTCCTGGGTATGTTCCCATGAAAGGAAACTCTATTCTGCGGATCCTGGgggacacccccacccctgtcccagaCTTACCCGGATGAAGATGAGAGTGTTGGAGTCCCCCACACGGTACTTCCCCTCAGACACCTTGACCATGGAGAACTGAACTGGGCACGTGCAGTGGCTGACGAGGCTCTGTACCTGTGGGTAGTGACGATGGGCTCAGCCCTCCCTCTGCACAGGTGCCCAAGCTCCCTACTCCCCACCCTGCGTCAAGCCCCGGGAGAGGGAGCTGGTCTGTCCCCAGAGCCAGCACCTTGGCTTCTGCTGAGgtcagggctgggggctgagaaGCAAGTGCAGAAGACTTTTAATGACCCAGTGAAAACAAGACCTATAGTCCAGTCACCTATAGTCCAGTGGTCTGTGGGTCAGCTGACAGAGGCAGTGGAATGTAATGGTGAAGAAGATGGACATTGGAATTTGACAGGCTTCGGCTGGAGTCCTGTCTCCACCGCACCAtaggccttgggcaagttaaggAGCCTCCCTGAGCTCGATTCCTGGATAGCAGAAATGGGTTCATCCCAGTAAGAGCTAGCTCCTATGAAGCGCCCCTCTGTGCCGGACACTGTTCCCAGCACTTCATACGCACTGGCTCATTTAATATTCAGCAGTCAtataaggtaggtactattacaCCTCCACGCTACagaattgaggcacagagaggttaaataatttgccccaagtcacacagccgGGGAGCAGTGGAACTAAGATTTGAACCAAGGTGTCAGAAacggtgccaggggctgggttcTTAAAAGCCGTCCcgcagagactcagagaggtctAGAGCGCGGGATTGTAATAAAAACGTAATAAGCGATTTAGCTGCTACTATATGCGATGAGGATTGAGGCTCAGAGTGGAACAGGACTTAAAGCCGCGGTGTGAATTCAgacagggtgggggctggagctCGAGAAGGGCGTGGGTCGGATCCCGcaggcggggctgggggagggggcgtggcaGAGGGAGGCGGGGCCTGGAGGGCGTGCCCCAGCCCCTCACCATCTGGTCCAGGTTGCGGAAGTGGCAGGGCCGACGCGCAGGGGGCTCGGGCGGCGGGGGGTCCGGCGGGGGCAGGGCCAGCTCCTGCCGCAGCTCCTCGTCGATCTCCTCCTCCAGCCGCACCAGGGTCGGCGCCGCCACACCGAAGCGCCAGGCTCGGCGGCCCAGCTCCAGCAAGCACAGCACCACGTTCTTCACGTTCTTGCGTAGCACCAGGTCCTCGGTCTCGAACATCACCACCTCTGGCAAgcggaggtgggggaagggggcaggcagcTGGGAGAGCCCTGGGGCCATCCCTGGCCCCGGGTGGAGGCCCGAGGGGGTGACTCGGATGGCAGGATCTTGGAGTCAGGCCAGCCCCCTAGGAGGGGTCTGAGCAGAATTGCACAGGCACTGAGTGCAGACTAGGTGGCCCGTCTCACAagagaggctggggtgggaaggaggtgaCACAGCCAAGCCAGGAGCCCGGAGCCCAGCTGTGGGTTAACTCCACCTTGCCCTTCTTCCTATTCAGTTTGACAAAATGGGTAGGAGCAAGGAGCACTTCTGCTTCCCACCCATGCAGCCCACCTCCAATATCCAGCAGATATCTGGAACTCAACCTTCAGCCCACATCTAACCAGGCAGGGCTGAGtgcaggctctggagcctgacTGTCAGGGTTGGCGTCCCAATTCTCCCACCCAGCAGCTGTGTATCCTTGGGCTAgaacctgagcctcagtctcctcctctgtcagATGGGGTGTAGACTATACCATGGGGTTGTTGTAAAGACAGTTGTTAAGTGTCTGCAGACGAAATCTGGCTACATGGGAAGTGCTCAGTGAGACACTAGCTTTTCTCAGCCCTCCAATCCTGAGCCGCCCTGCCTTGCCACCAGCCAGCAGCTGGCCTGACTCTTCCCTCTGTCTCACCCCACTCTGCCTTTGACCTGGAGGATGGCCCAATATCCAGCTTCATCCCACTGCCGGATCCAAGGCCTAGGAGATGAGGGATCCTGGCAGGTTACTCCTCTGCAACTCACAAGCCTCAGCACGACTGCCTCTCCCTAATGTCCACTTGCCTGCCCCCcttgtcctcccccacccccaccccagccctgtgcCCTTACCCACACTGGCTTCTGCCAGTCATCCGAACACAGCATCTCTGTGCCTATACCCCTGCGGTCCCCTGCCCAGAATTCCCTTTCCTCCAAACTTCTATTTGTTCCCCAAGACTCAGTTCAAATCTGTCTCCTCTGAGTGGCCTTTCTTGGCCCCCACTTTCCACCTCATCAGGTAGCTGTTTCCTCTCCTggttccccaacacacacacctctaTCTTGGGCTTTTATCACATTAGACTGTAATCTGTGTATCTATGCATCTATCTCTCTAGACCATGAGCTCTTTGGACACTGAGTCTTAGTCTTCTTGGTCCTTTGTGCTGGGCACAAAGATAGGGACTAactatatatttgttgaatggatgaatcattcaacacatttattttttgaagatttactatgagatggggaaactgaggcacgagaAGGGATGAGCTGGCCCAAATGAGGAAAGAGGACCCTGGCTCCTGACTCCAGCTGCAGCCCGAGCCTCAGAGAGTAGGTGGATGCCTGGCAAGATAAGGTCTGGGGAGAGGGTGCAGGGTGGTTACCTTGGATGCCCATCTCCTTTCGACACCAATGGATGAAGTTGGAGACATTGTCCCGGGCCTGGAAGGTGCCCGGCTGGGCAGCCCCGTTGCAGGAAACCCCAGCCCGAGGCAGGGGCATCCTTTGGGCTCGAGCAGGTGCCTCAGCCAGGAAGGCCAGGGCAGCCTCCGTGATGGCGTTGGCGTGCCGGCACAGCACCAGGCCTGTCTCCAGGACCTGCAGGAAGTTGGCCGCGTCGATGTCCAGCCCATAGAGATCCCGAAGCCACTCGGCCAGGTCCTCCTTCATGGCTTCCAGGTAGTGCTCGCTGGACTTAAAGGGCCGGATGCTACGCACTGGTGGCCCAACAGTCCCAGGCCTCCTCCCACGTCCCCTAGGCTTGGACATGGTTGGACCCTCaacagggaggaggtgggtgccTCCTCTCTGCCGCTGTTGTGCCTTCACTACTACCTGCTGGGTCGTGGCTGACCCTGACTCAGGGGTTCCCCGTCTACCCTCCAAGAGCCCAGAACTTCTGGCTCTGCTACTTGCTGCTGGCTTCAGCCtggtcccccgcccccccacattCCTCAGTCCCTGCCGGAACTTTCCCTACTTAGTGGCCTTGCCGGGACCTCACTCTTGGGCTGCCCAGTTCTCTCAGAGTTTGCCACCTCCCGGGACAGGTGGAGGTGAGGACACTGCTCTCTCCCCCCAGGACTAGACAGGTCCACtggctgcctcccaccccccagtggCTGGCGGAGCCCGGCTGTCCGGCTGTCCGCCTCTCCACTctgctttcccctcctctccttggaGACAGCGGCTGCTACAAACACTCCTTGTTAACCCTTCCTGGCAGCCAGCCGAGGACTGCCCTGCAGAGCCCGCCCTGGGATCCAatggagcagggaggagaggctggggcgGGCTTCTCTCCCTTGTTGGAAGCATGGGGGATTCTGGGAATTGTGGGAGAAAAGCAGGGCCAGGGGTTGCTGAGGCCCTCGGTGTTAGTGAGCACTGTAAGGTGGGGATGAAAGAGACAGTGATAGGGGCTAAAGACAGGACTCAGCCCTGGCCCCTTTCCTTTATCCTCCTGGGACCTTCATATgctacctaacctctctgtgccttagtttcctctactgtaaaatgggaatgtcTACCTCTGTTGGGTGTTGTGAGGAGTAAAGGAATTATGTAGGTGGAAAGTTTcaggacacacgcacacacaggacTGGGTGGGTCCCAGCTCTCGCTGATTCTCCCAGCAGCCCCGTCTATGCCCGGTGATCTCCACTTTCTCTAAGAACCTGctccatcctcccctcccaccactgATTCCGCTAGAGCAGGTTGGAGCTGTCAACCACAGTACCTCACCCTGGCCACAGCAGCACATCCCTTCAATAAATATCAAGTACctcctatgtgtcaggcactattatAGGCCTGAAGACAGAGCAGTAAATGAGGTGCCTGACCTCATGGAGGCTACATACATGTTAGTGGGGATGGATGACAGGTGACAAATAAATCAAGAGTAAGTCCGATGGTGATAAATACCAGGGAGAAAAATCAAGCACTAAGGGAGATGGAGCAGTGGGTGGAATTTTATGGGAGGTGGTCAAGGGAGGGCCTCACTGACATGATGTTCAAAGGGTAAGAGGCTCCaatctcttaaatataaaatattgttatatatttaatatgtataatatatatttttaaaaatatattataaatcttgttatatatacatatatgggaatatatgtatgtatgtatatatatacatgtatatacatgtgtatatatattatatattatatatatatatatatatattcccactTGGGTAACCCTTACATACCACCTTATTGGATATTTCTTCTTGTAACTTACCTTTATTGCTCAACTAAAATGAACATGGAACCTCCGTGTTATACCTGGTCATTACAAGTTAATGTGCTATATGTGCcattaatttacatattaaaatcttaaaaagtacaaaaattatAGCTTTACTTTGGACACTCAAACTCATCTTGTTCTCCAGATTTctgggaatggcaggaaataatGCTTGCCAATAAAATGTAGCTCCTTCTCTTCCGGTTTTAAGCAGTTTCTTCTGGATAGAGATCCAATTTTGAGTTCACACATCAGTGCAGTTTCTCCCCTTTCAAGGGGGTCTTCCCAGCTTGGCATCTGAGTCCAGGAGGGATGCTTATGTCCCTGGTGGAGTGGGATTACCTGTCTGTTCTCGTGCTTTCCCTGCTGACTCTATTACTACTCTGTGATCAATTTCCAATGGGGTTTTATGCTGGTATTGTTTGTTTTGACAATCCCGCTTTTTATGGAGGTCCCACGAAACCCAGAATATCCCTGAGAAAGTGAATGAACACCCTAAGGATGACAAAGGACCTCTGGGCAAGTTGAAGTGGGTGAGGCAGGATGAGGTGAATGACCAGACATGAGGGACACCCTGTCATGGTTGTTCGTGGGATGCTCCCAAAAAGCCACGGCACAGACTCAGTGGTTTGGATGTGCCTGGCCAGGGACATTAAATCTTAGGTAGTGACTCAAGAAGGTTGTTCATGGCGCCAGTGACCAGAGGTGTCCCCCGCAGTGGCTTCTGAACTGTATCATTCCTGTGGTGTGCTCTCAGCTGTGCTCGCCCTCACCAGCCTTCTATAGTTCCTGTCCGATTGCCAAATTGGCCATTCTATGAGCTCCCgctgctctgtctctttaaattAGCCAgagtaggggtgtctgggtggctcagtcaggtgagcggttaagtgtctgactttggctagagttatgatctcccagttcgtgggttcaagctccctgtcgggctctgtgctgacagctcagggcctcgagccttctttggattctgtgtctccctctctctctgcccctcccccactcatgctctgtctctctctctctctctctcaaaaaataaacattaaaaataaataaataaattagccaGAGTGAGCTTTTGAATTTTGCAGTGAGGAATCCTCGTGGCTCTAAGCTCTTTTGGGAAATGTAAGGAGAACAGGTTTGTTGGGAGACAGTTCTCCATGGGTCTTTTGCATTTCTGCCTGTCTCACAAGTAGAGGCACGGacttttcaaggatgtttataTAGTGAACAACCTTTGGAAGATAGTGACCATGTCTCTCTCTGGAGCAGAGAGCAGGTTTGCTTGCTGCCCATTAGAAAAGACTTGTGTTCcagggcccctgggaggctcagttggttaagcgtctgactcttgatttcagctcaggtcatgaactcttggttgtgagactgagccccgtgtcaggctcctgtggagcctacttaagattctctgtctccctctgcccctttctccctcaaaaaaagttaataaaaagatTTGTGTTCCTAAGCTCAGAGTTTCTCTTGTAATGCAAGCCAGTGCACGTGCAGGCATTCACTGACACCCATCCCTGTGGCACCCATGTCAGCAAGAGGTGCTGACACACATATGCTGATGTTGCTGTGCCATGAGGAATCAAGTccttgtctctgacccaggagccTCATGTTTTTGGGCATACCCATGACACTCGGGCAAGTTAACTCGTTAGCATTTGAGAGCAAAACTTCAGACCCTCCACAGTTCTTGACAGAATTGTCCCCATGTGACTAGGACATTCCTGGGAGCCGTTCTGTTCTCGTTGTACTCcgtcccacccacctgcctccaccAAACTGGGAGATGCCCGAGGGAGTGACCCCATTCTCCTCCACCCTCAGACTTGAAGGGAAACCAAATCATTCTTCCCCGTCAGACTGAGGCTCTCCGGAGCTGGGTTTGCATCCTCTGACCCCTCTGCATACTCCTGTCTCTGCCAACACATGCCGCTGTGAAGGCCAGGAAAACTCATTTCCAGGCTCCATGattttgtcccctcccccagctccagtTCTCACACACACCTACACCACATTCTGGAGCTACACCCAGCTCTTGCCTGGGTCCTGCTTCCTACTGGACTTGGAGGCGTGTCCTCTGCTTCTTGGAGCTAAGGCAATGAGCTGGAAGTAAGTTGAGGGGGGAGCCAGAGTGAGGAAGGATAGAGATAAGacagaaaagggaggagagaacaTAATGATACAAATAAACTTAATGCTTTGAATGGTTTCTGTAGGCCAGGTAAAGTCTGGTAATGTGTGACTATCTctgatttacagatgaagaggctGAGGGTCAGAGACAACATGCTGAAGGTCAGATCTTACGCTTATGTGgttgagctgggatttgaacccagcctgCAGCGGGCCAAAGCCACTCCTTTCTCTCTTATAATGCCTTGCCAAGAGGGGAAGGTAGGGGACGCCAAGGTTTAAGTGTTCTTGGAGGCTCTAGAAAAGGCAGCTATTCCTTGGTGGGACCCTTTGGGCAGGTAAAATTCTAGCCCCACCCCCTGTGATCCAACAGAGGCCCTGGAGATCAAAGTTCTATGTGTCCTGGGACTTCCCTCTCATCCCAGTCCCTGATCAGGGGAAGAGGACAGCCCAGCCTTGGCAAGAATGGATAAGCACGGTGAGTGGGGCTGGAGGTAGGGTGGGGACTGAGGACAGGGCCATTGACTCCTGTTAAGTGTGGATGCAAACCCAGTGTGGACCAACTCACCCATCACCATAGCAACGCCAGAGTAGAAGTCCAGCCTTTTCTCAGTTACTTGTACaagccctctcctctctctttcctgaatATTCTCGACATCTGCTCCCTCATCTTCACCTGCTGTTTTCGGGACCTTTGTCTTCTCTGCCCGAACCACTGTGACGATGCCTAAGTGGGTCTCCCTTGTCCTGCAGAGAGGCCATCCTAAAACACAGCTCTGAGCATGTCCCTCCATCAGAATGTCCAGTGGCTCCACCCTGGAACGACAAAGTCCAAACTCCACAGCCTGTCACCCAAAGTCCCAACCTTCCTGTCTAACGTCGTTTCCTATTCCCATTTCAAAAAGTTCCAGCATCCCTTTCTGGCTGCGCACTAAGTCTGGCCTTTTACGACCAAAAAGCTCCTTAGTGTGTTTTCCTAAAGAAAAGTACAGTGGTTCCTGACTTTCCAGCTTCAGCAACATCAAGAACTGGCAGAATCTTTGAAACAACTTTTTTTGGGGAAAGATTTCAGAAGGCTTGGATGAAATTCAGAGGCCCCTCTGTTACCTACCTTGTCCCTGCCTGAGATGGTTGTGAAGAAGAAGGGGCACAATGTATGGAGAGTTTAGCACAGTGATTGCATACTGTGAGTCGTAATGAGTTGGTGCTCATTACATGTGAGTTGGAACACTAATTTTATCATTCTCCTTTGTCCCCAACCTCTTTAAACAGGACAGGCAGGGGTCAATTGCAATTTTCTTGACCTTTTCAGGGCAAACCACGGTTGtatcctccctgccctcctccccctttttgtTAGAAGTCCAGCTCCCCAGATCCAGCGGATAGCAGGGCACACGGTGGTgccaggggaagagagggaggctgCTGAGTAGTGGACACCTCCCAGTAGAGGCCAGGTTACTTtcaatgccccccaccccccgccccgggtggGGGAACTTCCTGCCTGCCAAGACTACTGTGATGAGTTATGAAGTCTGTGCTCTCAACAAGGGAGGGACAGTGGTGGCTGAAATCCAGCTGGCAATTGGGGTCAAGCCCGGAAGGAGGCTTTTCCTAATTGGCTCACTCCCAGCACCACTCCTTTTCTTAACTGGCCTGTCCATGTTGTTGTTGTAGGTGGTGGTGCTGATGGTGTGTGTACATAGTGGGGTTTTTAGTCTGCCCAGAGGGGGCacttttttcaattattttcctcATCGCAGCTGGGCTTCCTCAAGGCAAGGCCCACTttgaagaaggaaatcctacccagaaaacaaaatctaaacaACTCTCTAGAAAAGCTGCACTTCAATGTTTATTGACAGCCTACACAGAGATCAGTTCCCACCCTAGAGCCAATGAGAAGGAAGGTGGTGATGAGCCAGCACAGCCTCTGGGGGTTCGGGTTCGGGTTCGGGTTCGCAGCCCTCGTTGCTGCGCCTTGATGATTGCCTCCCAGCAAGCCCTGGGCTGGGCACTTTACAGAGATGCGACCTGATACCTGCCTCACGTTGGGCACCACTTTTGACAGATGgggacacagagcctgacatgactTGCCCCGAATCCTCAGCAAGGAAGAGTAGAAACCTAGGaaatggcggggggtggggggacagcccTGCAGGCCTTGTCTCGCCCGGGAAAATCCTGCACACTCCGTAACCCTCTCTTCGAAATCCTACTAGCCTGGTGCGTCTCGTGCATACCGTCCTTCAGGCGCCTGTCTTTTTGGGGGGTCGGGTTGTGGACAACAGCCAGGGTACCCGGCTCTTCCCCGGGGACAGCGGGCCCGCGCTGACCTCCTCCCTCCCGCAGGAGTGAAGACTCCCTTGTGGAAGAAGGAACTGGTAGAGCCGCAGGCCAGAGAGGTTGCGgcggcagaggaagaggaggaggggttggaggaggaggaggaggacgacgacgacgaggacgaggaggagaGGCCGCGGGAGCAGACGGCGGCCGAGGGCGAGGCGCAGTGCCGGGAGGCGGAGGGCGGCGAGGGTCGCGAGCGGGGCTCCGTGTCCTACTGCCCGCTGCGCCAGGAGTCCAGCACCCAGCAGGTGGCGCTGCTGCGGCGCGCGGACAGCGGCTTCTGGGGTTGGCTCAGCCCCTTCGTGCTGCTCGGCGGCCTGGCGGCTCCGGCGGACAGGTGAGGGCGCGCCCTGGCCGGGGCGGGCCGCACGCGCGAGGCCGCGGTGGGCGGGGACCGCGCGGGGCACTGAGCGTCCCGGGCCCCGCGCAGGAAGCGGAGCCTCCCGGAGCCGCGGTGCGTGCTGGAGACGCGGCGCCGGCCGCCGCGCGCCGGGGCTGTGCGCGCTGCGAAATCCTTTTCTGCAAGAAGTGCAGGAACCTGCACAGCCACCCGGCCTACGTGGCGCACTGCCTTCTGGAACACCCGGATCTGCGTGAGGCGCGGGCTTCGGGGGGCGCGGGAGCCGCCGGGGGCCCCTGAGCGCCCCCACTGCCAGCCTTTGTGCCCTCCGTCCTCGCCtgaccccagcctccccaccaccttctcctctcctctgacGCGGGGCGTTCTCCAGCACATTCCACAGAACAGCCCCTTCCCAGAGCCGCCCTGCCCGGAGCGCCTCCTCTGAGCCGGCAAGTGGGCCCACCTGTCACCGAGCGTCCACCCAAAGCTGAGCCCAGCATCACCTGGAGCTCCATGCCTCCGTTAGCACCTCCCGAGGGCTTCCGCCCCGGGGGGCACACAGTGCCTACCGCCCACTTGACTCACGTCCCCTGGCACAGCGTCACATTCATCTCTTGGGTATTTCAGGTCCGTCTGACCCAGTGGGCAGAGGCATTGCCTCGAGAAACTAACCCCTGGGTTCCCTCACCGCTGAGaaacctgcccctgcccctcattCAATAAAGCCTTTAATCAAAGTGTCAGTGCCTTGAGGTGGGGGCCAGGCGGCTCCCTTGAGGGTGATAAAGACCCTCATTTCCCCTCCCCAGGGTTCAAGCCAGAGGGAAAAGGGCAGGCCAAGAGCCTCCTCCCTCTATCCCCGCCAGGACTGGGCGGAACAAAGCACTTGCATCCAAGGGCAGTCAAAGGCCATTTCCC
It encodes:
- the CE1H17orf50 gene encoding LOW QUALITY PROTEIN: uncharacterized protein C17orf50 homolog (The sequence of the model RefSeq protein was modified relative to this genomic sequence to represent the inferred CDS: inserted 1 base in 1 codon), encoding MDKHGVKTPLWKKELVEPQAREVAAAEEEEEGLEEEEEDDDDEDEEERPREQTAAEGEAQCREAEGGEGRERGSVSYCPLRQESSTQQVALLRRADSGFWGWLSPFVLLGGLAAPADRKRSLPEPRCVLETRRRPPRAXGCARCEILFCKKCRNLHSHPAYVAHCLLEHPDLREARASGGAGAAGGP